The sequence CtgtggtcttaactatcttgagcagtttagtatcgtctgcaaactttgccacctcactgtttacccctttctccagatcatttctgaataagTTGAAtgggattggtcctaggactgacccttggggaacaccactagttacccctctccattcttaaaatttaccatttattcctaccctttgttccctgtcttttaaccagttctcactCCATGAAagcatcttccctcttatcccacgacaaTTTAATTTACATTAGAGCCTTTGgtcagggaccttgtcaaaggctttctggaaatctaagtacattatgtccGCTGGATCTCCCTtgcccacatgtttgttgaccccttcaaagaactcgaAGAGATTAGtaaggcacgatttccctttacagaagccaggTTGACTTTtacccaacaatttatgttcttctctgtgtctgacaattttattctttactattgtttcataagatttaccggtctgtaattgccaggatcacctctacaGCCCTTCTTAAAttttggcgttacattagctatcttccagtcattgggtacagaagctgatttaaaggagaggttacaaaccatagttaatagttccacaatttcacattggagttctctcagaactcttgggtgaatgccgtctgttcccggtgacttgttactgttcagtttatcaattatttccaaaacctcctctaatgatactaCAATCTGCTACaataaaataacttttccttattcactttctctacaccactcatgattttatagaccttttgAGTTTtgggctagctgttcttcaatcTCCTTCTTGGCTTTTctcattacatttttacacttaatttggcagtgtttatgctcctttctatttacctcattaggatttgacttccactttttaatagatgcctttttatctctcactgcttcttttacatggttgttacaAAGAACCATTTTATTTCTGTCACTCTTTTCTGCaacctctccagtttttcaagatCCTTTTTGAAAAGTCTGGAtaattttcctcagctttgggGAATTAACCCTTTTGTAGATTAAATGTCAATAGATATTACTGGTTGGGAACTGTTCTCTGTTTGTCCCTGTGAATGTAATCAGTTCCattctttatttttctctcctctatcatatgcccccttcTTTGTCTCTTCCCCAAACTCAACTGTTACAGACTTTTCAGTATCTCCGCATGTGACAACCTCCCTCATTCTCATAGCGTGTCTCGGAAACCCCCTTTAAAATGCTACATCCTTTAGAGAGATTGGGTGACCAAAACTGAGTGCGTAACCAGAACAGGTTATTCTCCATCCAATTCCTTAGTTATCTGAATATTGTCTTTGTTTTGGCCAGTGCTGCGAATGGACAGGTGTTTCCATGGACCTGCTATCAATGACGCTCAGGTCCTTTCCCTGAGGTCTGTTCTAGTTTGAATGTTTCCCATGGCACATGTCTTGGcaaaggtttgatttttttccactcTCAGATTTTGAGCAACAGGGTGATGCTGAACTCCCAACAGCATGGACTTCCTAACTGGCTTTCATGTAATTAAGGAACAATGATGGATAATCAGTATCCATACTTGTGTTTCCTGCTGGTGCCTCTTAAGGTTTCCCACACCATGACGTGTAGGAATTATTGAAATGTGGAGCACTATGAAATATGGAATTGACATTAGTAGGGTCAGTTGTTAATAATTCATTTATCTGAATAAAGAAAATGTCATGTATCAGTGTGTGAAGAGCGACTAATCTGCTTCACCCATGAGAACAGCCCCCAGTAATGCATGTAGTGTCTCATATTAACATTGCCTTTCTGTCTAGGCTTTTGTACTCTGACCATCACTGTACACCCTGGAAACATAGAGGAAGTCGGCGGGAACATACGGCACATGCAGGAGACACCATTCTGCCTTACATTTGGACACATTCTCCcctactccatgtcagattccaactcaactgacttcaccaacccctccaccttcatcctgctgggcattcctggaCTGGAGGCAGCCCacgtctggatctccatccccttctgtgtGATCTATGCCTTAGCcatcttggggaacttcaccatcctgttGATTGTGAAGATAGAGCCGagcctccatgagcccatgtactatttcctctgcatgctgtcTGTCACCGACCTGGTCCTGTCCACATCCACCCtgcccaaaatgctgagcatcttctggttcaattccagggagatTGATTTtagtgcctgcctcacccagatgtacttcATTCACTGCTTCTCAACGATGGAGTCTGGGATCTTCGTGGCCATGGCTTTTGATCGTTACGTGGCCATCTGTGATCCCCTGAGATATTCCACCATCCTGACAGACTCCTTGGTGTCCAAGATTGGCCTGGCCGTGGTGCTGCGTGGCAGCGTACTTGTACTGCCTTTTCCCTTCCTGGTGAGGCAGTGGCCATATTATAGAACCACAATCATCTCCCACTCGTACTGTGAGCACATGGCAGTGGTGAAGCTGGCCTGTGCCGATATCCGGGTCAGTAGTTACTACAGCCTCTCTGTGGCATTCTGTTTGAtcagtctggattttttttttatcactgtGTCCTATAtccagatcctcagggccatcttcagaCTCCCCAGAAGGGCTGCCCGGCTCAAGACTTTtgggacctgcagctcccacctctgtgtCATTTTGGCTTTTTACATCCCcgctctcttctccttcctcacacACCGGTTTGGCCAGAATGTGGCCCTGCATTTCCACATTCTCATGGCCAACGCATACCTCCTGGTGCCCCCCATGAtaaaccccatcatctacggGGTGAGGACCAAACAGATCTGGGACAGGTTGCTCCGACTATTTACTCATAAAGGGACCTAAAGTTTTCTCCATTACAGATTTTGGTCGGGGTGGCAACTTTAAGGGTGATTCCTGGGGCCATTAGTCTCttgaaaaatctaattttttgCATGTAATTTAGCTATTCGTTTAATGCTCCTATCAGCTAATTTCTATCTAAAAGAcgtaaaattaaatatatattttacccACTCAGCTCTAACACTAGCATATCATGACATCTTGTGGCTGGTCACTTGAGGGatactggttaggtttaaaattttaatgtatattcttactttgttactaagtctatggagagagagagagaccccgtcagggctcctgggttctacctTAGCTTGGAAACAGAGTGTGATCTAATGGGTTACAGTGAGGGACAGATAGAGTACCTatgttctgacagtggcccattCCGGGTGCTTCCATGCAAATTAAAAGAACATCGCAATCATCAAATGATTCATGccctctcttccactcccagcttctggaaaacagagtctagggacaccatccctgcccatcctggctaatagctattgattgacctatcctcttggaactgatctaattctttttggagccatgttatagttttggccttgatgatatcctctggcaaacagttccacaggttgactatgaagaaatattttcttttctttgttttaaatctgctgcctattaatgttaTTTGGTGACACTCAGTTCCTATGTTATATAAAGGAGTAAATAAGATTTCcttattcaatttttccacaccagtcattatttttATAGACCTTTCTCATGCCCTCCCCCACCATGgtcctctcttttccaaactgaaaagtcccggtcttattaatctcgcctcatatggcagccattccatacccctaatcattgtcAGGGGGGCACGTGTGATGGGTAGTGGGGAAATCACTCTTTAATTTT is a genomic window of Natator depressus isolate rNatDep1 chromosome 1, rNatDep2.hap1, whole genome shotgun sequence containing:
- the LOC141996972 gene encoding olfactory receptor 52K2-like; this translates as MQETPFCLTFGHILPYSMSDSNSTDFTNPSTFILLGIPGLEAAHVWISIPFCVIYALAILGNFTILLIVKIEPSLHEPMYYFLCMLSVTDLVLSTSTLPKMLSIFWFNSREIDFSACLTQMYFIHCFSTMESGIFVAMAFDRYVAICDPLRYSTILTDSLVSKIGLAVVLRGSVLVLPFPFLVRQWPYYRTTIISHSYCEHMAVVKLACADIRVSSYYSLSVAFCLISLDFFFITVSYIQILRAIFRLPRRAARLKTFGTCSSHLCVILAFYIPALFSFLTHRFGQNVALHFHILMANAYLLVPPMINPIIYGVRTKQIWDRLLRLFTHKGT